The Toxorhynchites rutilus septentrionalis strain SRP chromosome 3, ASM2978413v1, whole genome shotgun sequence genome includes a region encoding these proteins:
- the LOC129775572 gene encoding septin-1 isoform X2, translating to MVVGESGLGKSTLVNSLFLSDLYPERVVPDAVEKQHQTVKLDASTVEIEERGVKLRLTVVDTPGFGDAIDNSDSFSAILEYIDEQYERFLRDESGLNRRNIVDNRIHCCFYFISPFGHGLKPLDIEFMKKLHCKVNIVPVIAKADVLTKKEIQRLKCRILQEIEDNGIKIYPLPDCDSDEDEDYKEQVRQLKEAVPFAVCGSTTLLEVKGRKVRGRLYPWGVVEVENPEHCDFIKLRTMLITHMQDLQEVTQEVHYENYRSERLAKSVRKNTNNPTIKDENGAGELHADKDRILREKEEEIRRMQEKLAQMQAKIQAQK from the exons ATGGTAGTCGGTGAATCGGGTTTGGGCAAATCTACCCTCGTTAATAGCCTGTTCCTGAGCGATCTTTACCCCGAGCGGGTAGTTCCGGATGCAGTGGAGAAACAACACCAGACAGTGAAGCTCGATGCATCGACGGTGGAGATTGAGGAACGCGGAGTCAAGCTCCGATTGACTGTCGTTGACACACCTGGGTTCGGTGACGCGATCGATAACAGCGACAGTTTCAGTGCCATTTTGGAGTACATCGACGAGCAGTACGAACGTTTCTTGCGGGATGAGAGCGGTCTCAACCGAAGGAATATAGTCGATAACAGGATACACTGCTGTTTCTACTTCATATCACCGTTTGGGCATGG cTTGAAACCCCTCGATATTGAGTTTATGAAAAAACTCCACTGCAAGGTGAACATTGTGCCGGTGATAGCGAAAGCGGACGTGCTGACCAAAAAGGAAATCCAGCGCCTCAAGTGTCGTATACTGCAGGAAATCGAAGACAATGGGATCAAAATTTATCCACTGCCAGATTGTGATAGCGACGAGGACGAGGACTACAAGGAACAGGTGCGGCAGTTGAAGGAGGCCGTGCCGTTCGCCGTTTGTGGATCAACCACTCTGCTTGAGGTTAAAGGGCGGAAGGTACGGGGCCGACTGTATCCATGGGGCGTTGTGGAAGTCGAGAATCCAGAGCATTGCGATTTCATTAAGCTTAGAACAATGCTAAT CACTCACATGCAGGATCTGCAAGAGGTTACGCAGGAGGTTCACTATGAAAACTATCGCTCCGAGCGGTTGGCCAAGTCGGTGCGCAAGAACACCAATAATCCTACCATCAAAGACGAAAACGGCGCGGGCGAATTGCACGCCGACAAGGATCGAATCCTGCGCGAGAAGGAAGAGGAAATCCGTCGCATGCAGGAAAAACTTGCCCAGATGCAGGCCAAAATACAGGCACAAAAATAA
- the LOC129775572 gene encoding septin-1 isoform X1 produces the protein MSTDSGKNFSNVETSGYVGFANLPNQVHRKSVKKGFEFTLMVVGESGLGKSTLVNSLFLSDLYPERVVPDAVEKQHQTVKLDASTVEIEERGVKLRLTVVDTPGFGDAIDNSDSFSAILEYIDEQYERFLRDESGLNRRNIVDNRIHCCFYFISPFGHGLKPLDIEFMKKLHCKVNIVPVIAKADVLTKKEIQRLKCRILQEIEDNGIKIYPLPDCDSDEDEDYKEQVRQLKEAVPFAVCGSTTLLEVKGRKVRGRLYPWGVVEVENPEHCDFIKLRTMLITHMQDLQEVTQEVHYENYRSERLAKSVRKNTNNPTIKDENGAGELHADKDRILREKEEEIRRMQEKLAQMQAKIQAQK, from the exons TTCTCCAATGTGGAAACGTCCGGTTATGTCGGCTTCGCGAACCTGCCCAATCAGGTACATCGTAAGTCGGTGAAGAAGGGATTCGAGTTTACCCTGATGGTAGTCGGTGAATCGGGTTTGGGCAAATCTACCCTCGTTAATAGCCTGTTCCTGAGCGATCTTTACCCCGAGCGGGTAGTTCCGGATGCAGTGGAGAAACAACACCAGACAGTGAAGCTCGATGCATCGACGGTGGAGATTGAGGAACGCGGAGTCAAGCTCCGATTGACTGTCGTTGACACACCTGGGTTCGGTGACGCGATCGATAACAGCGACAGTTTCAGTGCCATTTTGGAGTACATCGACGAGCAGTACGAACGTTTCTTGCGGGATGAGAGCGGTCTCAACCGAAGGAATATAGTCGATAACAGGATACACTGCTGTTTCTACTTCATATCACCGTTTGGGCATGG cTTGAAACCCCTCGATATTGAGTTTATGAAAAAACTCCACTGCAAGGTGAACATTGTGCCGGTGATAGCGAAAGCGGACGTGCTGACCAAAAAGGAAATCCAGCGCCTCAAGTGTCGTATACTGCAGGAAATCGAAGACAATGGGATCAAAATTTATCCACTGCCAGATTGTGATAGCGACGAGGACGAGGACTACAAGGAACAGGTGCGGCAGTTGAAGGAGGCCGTGCCGTTCGCCGTTTGTGGATCAACCACTCTGCTTGAGGTTAAAGGGCGGAAGGTACGGGGCCGACTGTATCCATGGGGCGTTGTGGAAGTCGAGAATCCAGAGCATTGCGATTTCATTAAGCTTAGAACAATGCTAAT CACTCACATGCAGGATCTGCAAGAGGTTACGCAGGAGGTTCACTATGAAAACTATCGCTCCGAGCGGTTGGCCAAGTCGGTGCGCAAGAACACCAATAATCCTACCATCAAAGACGAAAACGGCGCGGGCGAATTGCACGCCGACAAGGATCGAATCCTGCGCGAGAAGGAAGAGGAAATCCGTCGCATGCAGGAAAAACTTGCCCAGATGCAGGCCAAAATACAGGCACAAAAATAA